DNA from Leucobacter aridicollis:
ACGCGGTCGCGATGCGCCCGGGTGAAGAACGAGAAGAACCGGCTGCACGAGTCGATCGCGCCACCCCATGCGTGGCTGAATCCGATGTCGCCGAGCACGGGGAACGTCTCGTAGAAGTGCGCGACAAGCCGCCGGTAGGTTGGCTCGCTGTTGTAGTACTCCTCGTTGAGGCCTTTCCCGAAGTGGTATAGCGCGTCATAGCCGCCGAAGAGGATGCGCTCCAGCCCGTCCGCCCCGCGCGTCTTGCGGATGTAGTGGAAGCGGTTGTTCATGTCTGCGAGGCCCTGGTCGTTGGCCCAGCCGAGCGCGGCGGATTGTTCGGGCGTGAGCGGATTGCTCATGAGTGCGTAGTCCCACACCGGAACCGTGAACGGTCGCGCCCGCTTGAGGAGGTTCGGGAACACGTTCGTGGCGAGCGCGACACGCTGCGCGCGGATCGTCGCGCCGCCGTCGGTCGTGAGGGTGACGGCGTCGGCAGCGGCGCTGATGCCTGTTGCGTGCGACTGCTCGTAGATGTCGACGCCGAGCTCGAGGCAGACGCGGCGGAGCTCCCACGCGAGCTTGGCGGGATGGACGAGCACGTTGCCCTCGCGCTCCCAGAGCGCGCCGTGATACACGGGGGAGTTGACCTCGGTCTGCACTGCCGCGGCATCGAAGTAGACGGCGTCGGGGTCGGACGCGGCATCGGCCCTGAGGATCGCGTCCTGGTACGGCTCTGAGGCGACGCGCAGCACGCCCGTCTCGCTCCAGTCGCAGTCCATGTTGTAGCGGCGAACCGTCTCGCCGAACTCGCGGATGTTCTCGAGACCGAGTTCGTGCAG
Protein-coding regions in this window:
- a CDS encoding NAD(P)/FAD-dependent oxidoreductase — its product is MTTYERAEAAVSAERIDAALANTRREPYWLDTDERPAALPPATGALETDLLVVGGGYTGLWTALLAKERDASRRVILIEGQRIGWAASGRNGGFCEASLTHGASNGERHLPKETARLHELGLENIREFGETVRRYNMDCDWSETGVLRVASEPYQDAILRADAASDPDAVYFDAAAVQTEVNSPVYHGALWEREGNVLVHPAKLAWELRRVCLELGVDIYEQSHATGISAAADAVTLTTDGGATIRAQRVALATNVFPNLLKRARPFTVPVWDYALMSNPLTPEQSAALGWANDQGLADMNNRFHYIRKTRGADGLERILFGGYDALYHFGKGLNEEYYNSEPTYRRLVAHFYETFPVLGDIGFSHAWGGAIDSCSRFFSFFTRAHRDRVVSATGFTGLGVGATRFGANVMLDLLDGLTTERTQLDLVRKKPIPFPPEPIAALGVKITTAEMARSDRREGKRGLWLSTMDAVGMGFDS